ttgcctacaagatggaggagaatagctcagccagtgagcatgtgctcagaatgtctgggtacttcaatcacttgaatcaagtgggagttaatcttccagataagagagtgattgacaaaagttctccaGACGCTATCACCAAGCTAccagagtttcgtgatgaactataacatgcaagggaagataatctcggagctgttcgtcgtgcttaaggccgtaaaggtagaaatcaagaaggagcatcaagtgtcggtggttaacaagagcactggtttcaaagaagggcaagggaaagaagggaaacttcttgaatggcaagctagttgccgctccagtgaagaaacccaagaacccaaacccgagacaaagtgcttcaattaggggaacggtcactggtagtggaactgcctcaaatacttggtagataagaaggctgtcaacttcaacaaaagtatatttgatatatgtgtgttattgatgtgtaccttactagtactcctagtagcacctgggtattagataccgttcagttgctaatattggtaactcgaaacaaaagctacggaattaacgaagactagctaagggcgaggtgacgatgtgtgttggaagtgtttccaaggttgatgtgatcaccattgcatgctccctctaccttcgggattagtgttgaacctagataaatgttgtttgcattggtgtctgcgttgagcatgaacatgattagatcatgtttattgcaatacggttattcatttaagtcagagaataatggttattctgtttacatgaataataccttctatggtcatgcacccaatgtgagtggtttattgaatcccggtcgtagttatacacatgttcataacattgatgccaaaagatgtagagttgataatgatagtaccactttcatgtggcactgccgcttaggtcatattggtgtaaagcgcatgaaagaacctccatgctaatggacttttgaagtcacttgattttgaatcacttgacacatgcgaaccatgcctctttggcaagatgactgaaaccccgttctttggaacaatggaacgagcaagtgacttgttggaaatcatacatgccgatgtgtgcggtccgatgagtgttgatgcgcgtggtggatatcgttattttctcaccttcattggTGAATTGAATaggtatgggtatatttacttaatgaagcataagtatgaaatgtttgaaaagttcaagcaatttcagagcgaagttgagaatcatcgtaacaagaagatcaagttccttcgatctgatcaaagggaaagtatctgaggtatgagtttggcaatcactaaagacaaggtggaatcgtttcacagttgacgccgcctggaacaccatagcatgatggtgtgtccgaacgtcgtaatcgaaccttattagatatggtgtatgatgtctcttaccaatctaccggtaTTCtggggggttatgcattaaagacaattacattcactttaaatagggcaccatctaagtccgtggagacgacaccgtatgaactatggtttggcaagaaaccaaagttgttgtttcttaaggtttggggctacgatgcttatgtcgataggcttcagtcagaaaagctcgaacccaaagaggaaaattgtatcttcatagaatacccaaacaagacgattgggtataccttctatctcagatctgagggcaaagtgtttgtcactaagaacatgtcctttctcgagaaagagtttctctcgaaagaattgagtgggaggaagatagaacttgatgaggttgttgaaccttcacttcaaccagagagtagcgcaacACAGAAATATGTTTCTGTGGCAACTacgtcagttgaagagaaagctaatgatgatgatcatgaagcttcagatcaagttactatcatacctcgtaggtcaacaagggtgtatacaacttctgagtggtaaccctgtcttaaaggtaatgttgttggacaatgatgaacctatgagctatggagaagcgatggtgggcccggattccaacaaatggctagaagccatgaaatccgagataggatccatgtatgagaacaaagtatgggctttggtggacttgcccgatgaacggcatgccattgagaataaatggatctttaagaagaagacagacgctggtggtaatgtcaccatttgtgaagctcgacttgtctcaaagaagtttccgacaaattcaaggagttgactatgatgagactctcttaatcatagcgatgctaaagtctgttagaactatgttagcagttgctgcatttcatttacgaaatcaggcagatggatgtcaaaacaaagtttccttaccggtttccgtgaggaaaggttgtatgcgatacaaccaaaaggtttttgtcaatcctaaggatgttaaaaggtatgcaaactccagcgatccttctatggactggagcaagcatctcggagttggaacatacgctttgatgaggtgatcacatCATTTGGggttatacaaagtttgcaagaaacttgtatttggaagaaagtgagtgggagcactacaacatttctaataggtatatatggatgacatattgttgatcgaaaatgatgtagaatttctagaaagcatgaagggttgtttgaatggagtttttcaaaggaagacctgtgaaaaactatttacatgttgggtatcaagatctatagagagagatcaagacgcctgataagactttcacagagcacataccttgacatgatcttgaaggagttcaagatggatcagtcaaagaaggagttcttgcctgagttgtgaggtgtgaagttaagacttgaagctcgaccacgacagaagaaagagaaaggacgaaagtcgtcccctatgccttagccataggctctatacgatatgccatggtGTATACCGtgatgtgccttgccacgtgtctggcaagggggtacaagagtgatccaggagtggatcattggacaacggtcaaaattgtccttaggaataaggaaatgtttctcggttatggaggtgataaagagttcggtgtaaagggttacgtcgatgcaagctttaacacctatccggatgactttgagtagcaaaccggatacgtatagtggagcaaccatttggaatagctccaagtggagcatagtagcaacatctacaatatgaaatcgagatttgcgaagaacacacggatctgaatgttgcatacccgttgactaaaacctctctcgtaagcataacatgatcaaaccctagaactcattgagtgttaatcacacggcaatgtgaactagattattgactctagtgcaagtgggagactgttggaaatatgccctagaggcaataataaaatggtcattattatgtttccttgttcatgataattgtctattgttcatgctataattgtattaaccggaaaccgtaatacatgtgtgaatacatagaccacaacatgtccctagtaagcctctagctgactagctcgatgatcaatagatggttatggtttcctgaccatggacattggatgtcattgataacgggatcacatcattaggagaatgatgtgatggacaagacccaatcttaagcgtagcacaagatcatggagttcgtttgctaaagcttttctaatgtcaagtatcatttccttagaccatgagattgtgcaactcccggataccgtaggaatgctttgggtgtaccaaacgtcacaacgtaactgggtggctataaaggtgcattacaggtatctccgaaagtgtatgttgggttggcacggatcgagactgggatttgtcaccccgtatgacagagaggtatctctgggcccactcggtaatgcatcatcataatgagctcaatgtgactaaggagttggtcacgggatcatgcgttacagaacgagtaaagagacttgccggtaacgagattgaacgaggtatggggataccgacgatcgaatctcgggcaagtaacataccgatagacaaagggaattgtatacgacatcgtggttcatccgatgagatcatcatggaacatgtgggagccaatatgggtatccagatcccgctattggttattggtcggagagatgtctcggtcatgtctgcatggttcccgaacccgtagggtctacacacttaagattcggtgacgctagagttgttatgggaaatagtatgtggttaccgaagattgttcagagtcccggatgaattCCCGGATGtgatgaggagttctggaatggtccggaggcgaagatcgatatattggacgaagggtattggagtccgaaattgttccgggggtaccggatgacgaccagcgtgtccgaaaggggtttcggaggccccggcaagcgttgggggccttatgggccaaggggagggggcacatcagcccactaaggggctgagcgcccctcccaccccatctaacataacttggagaggtgggggcgcctcccctagggcagccacccctcccggcttgggggacaagtttcctaggggtgggggcgcccaaacccatctagggtttcccctgtggccgccgcccctcccctagggaaccctagggcgcctcctccaccccttccccctatatatagtgagggggagagagggtagccgcacccttcccctggcacagcccctctcccttctcctacacctcctcctccgtagcgcatggcgaagccctgccggagaatcacgagctccatcaccaccacgccgtcgtgctgtcggagttctccctcaacttctcctctctccttgctggatcaagaaggaggagacgttcccaggctgtacgtgtgttgaatgcggaggcaccgttgttcggcgcttagatcggaatcgaccgcgatctgaatcgctgcgtgtacgactccaccaaccgcgttcttgtaacgcttccatttagcgatcttcaaggatatgaagatgcaccccctctctctcgttgctagcatctcctagattgatcttggtgacatgtaggaaaattttgaattatttctatgttccccaacaaagtaTGCAAATAAGTGGCTTGCAGGGAAGAAGGAGATGAACGAGCGTAGGGAGCAGCGAGGATGGCTGCGGCAGCAGCGGAGCAGGCGGCCAAGATGCAGGCGGAGCAGGACGCAAGCATGGCCTTGGAGCATGCGGCATGGATGACGTTCGGCGAGTGATCCGGCCAGCAAGCGAGGCATCAGTCACGCTTGGACAATGGTTTCATTTTGACATGTCAGGATTGTTAAACTATGATTTGCTTTGCTTTGTTTCAAACTGTTGAATTAACCGAATGGATTGCGTAGATTTTAGACTCCGCATTTGAGATGTGTGAATGTGCGGCAGCACATACGAAGGGCCCACCGACACTGTCTGCGGACACGTCCGTGAACGTACTCTCATGTCCGCGCGCGGAGCACCTCACCCCGTGTCGCCTTTGCCGGTCCAATGCGGCATCGAAAAAGCAATGGACGGGCACATGAATGCGGTGATTGGAGGTGGAATGGAAGAAAAGCTATCTGCCGGACGCCCGTTGTTGGACGGAGCGGAGGGAACCGTGGGCGACCGCACGTCCGTACTACTACGCACCAAGCGGTGGGAGGGGAGGCAGGAGCCGGAAAAGGACGCGTGCGAAAGCGCACGGACCCGAACCCATAAGCGGCGGCGAAGCCCAAAACGGGGACGGCGAAAACTGGCAGAGGCCGTCCAGGTTTAGGCGCCGGCCTCCGGAAACCGCTTGCGTCCGACggttttccatttccatttccCGACGCCGTCAGTCACATCGGCCCTGGCCGCGCGGCGCGGGCCGGTCCGCGACGCGACGAAGCCGCCGCTGCATCTGCATGGCCTGGCCGCCGAGCGGGTGGCCCCGCGGGGTCCTCGCTGGTTTGACAGATGACAGGGCAAGGCGCGCTGGGGCGCCTCGTCGCGTCGCGTTTGGGTGGGGCCGGCACGGCAGGGCACGGGCGTGGGGTTGGTGGCGAGGCGGAACCCGTGACCGGTGGCGGCCGCGGTCGGGTTCGGGCGAGGCCCCGGAAAGGGCGGTTTCCCTTTTCGCGTGCGCACCCCCGGGGAAAAGTAGAAATACACGCCGATGTTTCCGAGGAGCGGGCGggacctatttttttctccccctcTTTCTTTCTTGGAACCGAAGAACCTGACCCTTCGAGCAAGCAAATACTATTAGCGCGGTGTTGTTTATAGCAGCGCTTCAAAAACGAAGCGTGGGGCATGTGCTTTacttttttttaacatcagtaccgACACAAGTGCTCATATACACATGCATACACCTATttctatgaacacacacacacttTATCCTTATGAGCACCTTtaaaagactgagccgacatatcattttgagatttacgaagtcaccgtaggcgataCGTCAGAAATCTTAAAATGAATCCATAAATAAATGCGAGCACTAGTATTTGAACCCCAATGGACTGAGAATACCACAGTCCCGATAACCATACAACCACAGGCTGGTTCGTGAGCATGTGCTTTACCTAATGGATGGAGTATCAACAGTAATGTTGAACGGTCCAGAGCCCATGTGCATGTACTCAAAGACAGGCACTGCCCACTGGTGTTTTTTGAATCGGCCCCCATGTTTTTGTCCTCAAAATCTTAAAAGGTAAGAAAACGCTAGTTGGTTACAAAAGGCCACTTTGGACTCTAATAATAGTAGATGCCTGGTTTGATCAGTAGATGGTTCCCTTTATATTTCCTAAAGTACAATGGCCTAATTTCCCTATTTGTAGCACCAACCATAAGTCCCTAATAACACCATCATAAGACAACATTTCTTTTGTTTGTACAAAAAAAAAAGAGTTTATATCAATCGATGCGGAGCTGTTTTTTTTTGCACATGGAAAATGGTACAATGTGGATCTTTTTTATATAGAATATACGTCATATGTTTCCGAGGAGTGGGAACctaatttttcttttctttctttcaacCTAGGCTGACCCTTCGAACAAGCAAAACTGTGAGCTTAGTTTTGGGTTTTGCGTGCTCAAGAGTTTTGATCTTGTTTATATATAGCACTTAAAAAGGCATCCATCGTGTTGTTGCAAGTTTAAATTGCGTAGGTACGTGCTTTACCTAATGGAGTATTTTTTTTGCAGGGCTTTACCTAATGGAGTAGGCCAGAGTAAATTTGAACGGTTGAGAGTCCATGTACATATACGCAAAGCACAATCACTACGCATTGGTATTGTTTTCTTGAATCGGCCCACGTATTGTTCCCCAATCATCTCATCTTGAATAAGGTAAAGCCATGGTTTGCTTTAATAGTAGTAGACATATGCCTAATTTGATTAGCGTATGACTCACCTTCTTCCGGATATACAATGGCCCTTTTTCCCTGTAACACTTACACAAACCATACGTCCATAGCATCGTAAGTGAAAAAAAATGTGAATTCAAAAAAAGAAATCGAGTACGACACGGCGAAATATACCGCAACGCTCACATGTGTGATGCAGTAAATATTGTGCTGACATCATGCATGATCACGATCGTGCATGCACTCGATAGAATTCCCATTGTAAAAAAAAGATCATTTTGTTAAAATGTTAGCTGAAAGTCATAAAAAAATGAACAGTCATTTTTTTGCAGGGTAACAAGTCATAACTAAACCTCCACTTTGTCCATGATTGCTCGCAGACGAGATGCATAAACAGGTGTGTCAACCATTCATAGCAAAATGACCAGCCGAGTATATGATATATCACATCAATGGACGCATGGCTATTTTGTTTACACCCACCAGtacatttttgatgtggaatacttttGATTCAAACCTTTTCTATTTGAAAAGATCTTTTTGGTTCATACACTATATGCACATACGAGTATATATTAAACACAAAATGTATCAAAGAAACTATGTAAACGATTAGGGAGTATCATGTCAGCACATATTCACGGTTTTACCAGCTGGTGCACAGGCCAGTCCTAATTAAGCTTCCAATTTTTTTCTAATCTAAATAAAGAAATTCACGTTCCCCTCTATTTTCAGATAAAGCCACCGCCGAGGGCCTGGATAAAAATAACAGAGGAAACCAGGGGCGGTGCGAGAGGACAGGCCAACGTTCCTACAGAGGCGCACCCAGATCGGATCCCCCCTTCCCTTTCTTTCCCCTCGTCCAAGCCGCGGCCCCTTTATAACCCCCACCCTCTAATCATCCCCGTCCACCAAAGCCGCCTCCCTCCCtcactccctccctccctcccctgccTGCCAACCCCCAATCTCCCGTCGCAGCCCTCGAATCTCCCCCGAGCATCGACCATGTCGGCCTACTGCGGCAAGTACAAGGGTATGATccgtcctcctccccctcctcccggCCCCCTCGCCCGTCGTTCTGTCGACATGCCTGCCTGCTTCGTGTGTAGATAGATCTGTTAACCGTTTTGCTGTTCTGCATGATTTAGATCTGCCGATGCTCGCGATTCCATGCCATGGTTTGTTAGATCCGCACACGCGGGTTAGATCCGTGCGCGCCGTGTTTGTGTCCGTTTGGTTCTAGCGGTTGGTCGTTTTTTCGGATCGTTCATAGGCGCTGGCAGTTGGATCGGGTGCTTAGGGGGTCATCGGTTGCGTCGTCCGATGATGGGTTGCATGCTGATAATTGTGcaagttgctgctgctgctaggTGCATGCTAGTGATTATTTTGTGCGAATGATGATACTGGCGTTCCTTCCTTTTTTACTCTGTGGTTAAGTTTGTATACGCATCTACACATGTTTCTGTTGGGTTCGTCTTTAGTTATTGTAGATTGCATCTGTGAATCTAGATCTGTATATGTCATAGGATCATCTTTTGCCAAGGAATATGCCGTCCTTACATAGAGTTGTATGTTTTTCTCTCCTGTGATCTTAATTATTGGTATCCCCTGCCCTTATGTTTACCACCTTCCTGTTGTGCACGTGCAATTTTTTAGAAAAAATATTGACGAAATTTCGTAGTCAATTGTCAGAATTATGTTAGTAAATTTGATCTGCATTTGCTGTTATGCTTGCCAAACGTTGTGAGTGGTTGCACTCAACCTGCAGTTCTGTAGATTTGATCACAATTTATAATATATGTACAGTTATGGCAATTGATCACAATTTGTAATATCTGTACAGTTATGTCAATTGATTGTAATACTGTTGGTTGATTTATCTTGCAGATGAGCTCATCAAGAACGCTGCCTACATTGGCACCCCTGGCAAGGGTATCCTCGCTGCTGATGAGTCCACCGGCACCATCGGCAAGCGCTTCGCCAGCATCAATGTTGAGAACGTTGAGGACAACCGCCGTGCcctccgtgagctcctcttctgcaCCCCTGGTGCCCTCCAGTACCTCAGCGGTGTGATCCTCTTCGAGGAGACCCTGTACCAGAGCACCAAGGGTGGCAAGCCCTTCGTCGACATCCTCAAGGCGGGCAATGTCCTCCCCGGAATCAAGGTGGACAAGGGTACCATCGAGCTTGCTGGAACCAACGGTGAGACCACCACCCAGGGCTTTGATGACCTTGGCAAGCGCTGCGCCAAGTACTATGAGGCTGGTGCCCGCTTCGCCAAGTGGCGTGCAGTCCTTAAGATCGGCGCCACCGAGCCATCGCAGCTCTCCATCGACCAGAACGCTCAGGGTCTGGCTCGCTATGCCATCATCTGCCAGGAGAATGGGCTGGTGCCCATTGTTGAGCCTGAGATCCTTGTTGATGGACCTCATGACATTGACCGCTGTGCTTACGTGACTGAGATCGTCCTTGCTGCCTGCTACAAGGCCCTCAACGACCAGCATGTCCTCCTTGAGGGCACCCTCCTGAAGCCCAACATGGTCACCCCTGGATCCGACGCCAAGAAGGTGGCCCCTGAGGTGATTGCTGAGTACACCGTCCGCACCCTCCAGAGGACCGTCCCTGCTGCCGTCCCCGCCATTGTCTTCCTCTCCGGTGGACAGAGTGAGGAGGAGGCGACCCTGAACCTGAACGCCATGAACAAGCTCCAGACCAAGAAGCCCTGGAACCTGTCCTTCTCCTTCGGGCGTGCCCTCCAGCAGAGCACCCTCAAGGCCTGGTCCGG
The Triticum dicoccoides isolate Atlit2015 ecotype Zavitan chromosome 3A, WEW_v2.0, whole genome shotgun sequence genome window above contains:
- the LOC119269814 gene encoding fructose-bisphosphate aldolase 1, cytoplasmic-like; this encodes MSAYCGKYKDELIKNAAYIGTPGKGILAADESTGTIGKRFASINVENVEDNRRALRELLFCTPGALQYLSGVILFEETLYQSTKGGKPFVDILKAGNVLPGIKVDKGTIELAGTNGETTTQGFDDLGKRCAKYYEAGARFAKWRAVLKIGATEPSQLSIDQNAQGLARYAIICQENGLVPIVEPEILVDGPHDIDRCAYVTEIVLAACYKALNDQHVLLEGTLLKPNMVTPGSDAKKVAPEVIAEYTVRTLQRTVPAAVPAIVFLSGGQSEEEATLNLNAMNKLQTKKPWNLSFSFGRALQQSTLKAWSGKTENEEKARTAFLVRCKANSEATLGTYKGDATLGEGASESLHVKDYKY